A stretch of Cheilinus undulatus linkage group 20, ASM1832078v1, whole genome shotgun sequence DNA encodes these proteins:
- the LOC121528789 gene encoding WAP, Kazal, immunoglobulin, Kunitz and NTR domain-containing protein 2-like — protein sequence MWWMLFPRWIWFLACVSLWMETEVGVLPQITYSHAGICPNDMNPNLWVDAMSTCTRECESDQECEAFEKCCQNVCGNRSCVAARYVDGTKAPVGMPAVATCASFMCTQQGSECDIWDGQPVCKCRDRCEREPHFTCASDGMTYYNKCYMDAEACSKGITLSVVTCRFHLTWPNTSPSLPQATTLRPTTAPLQSTIPPPTEPQPPVVVSSPAHQTVNVGDTASFLCDVAGRPRPEITWEKQLPEGTERVVMRPNHVRGNMVVTNIGQLVIYNAQPHDSGVYTCMAQNPSGTVKASHPLTVLPTDPPKTPEPKNVTRCLPEECLKPPENAEDCGSELEKVSWYYEPKTNNCFSFTHCQSNNSQQPGKVFDTYEECMQCCGPELSGPCGLPSLQGSCKAYEPRWAYSSTLRQCQSFIYGGCDGNENNFESKEACEEMCPYPKNHHCKACKPRGKMVTSFCRSDFVILGRMTELTEEKDSGHALVTVEEILKDEKMGLRFFGKEPLEVTFQNMDWNCPCPNITGAAAEGQVIIMGNVNDGMAVLQPESYVGASSPRRIRKLREVISKNTCDILKAITNSPQ from the exons ATGTGGTGGATGCTGTTTCCACGCTGGATCTGGTTCCTGGCGTGCGTGTCACTGTGGATGGAGACCGAGGTCGGCGTTCTGCCGCAGATCACCTACTCACACGCGGGGATCTGCCCCAATGACATGAACCCAAACCTGTGGGTGGATGCAATGAGCACCTGCACGCGAGAGTGCGAATCTGATCAG GAGTGTGAGGCCTTTGAAAAATGTTGTCAGAATGTGTGTGGGAATCGGAGTTGTGTGGCGGCCCGTTATGTGGATGGGACCAAAGCCCCAGTGGGAATGCCTGCAGTCGCCACCTGTGCCAGCTTCATGTGCACCCAGCAGGGCTCTGAGTGTGACATCTGGGACGGCCAGCCGGTGTGTAAATGCAGAGACCGCTGTGAGAGGGAGCCGCACTTCACCTGCGCCTCTGATGGCATGACCTACTACAACAAATGCTACATGGACGCAGAGGCCTGCTCCAAGGGCATCACCTTATCTGTTGTCACCTGTCGCTTCCACCTCACCTGGCCCAACACCAGCCCCTCGCTGCCCCAGGCCACCACCCTCCGCCCCACCACCGCTCCTCTTCAGTCCACTATCCCACCTCCCACTGAGCCACAGCCACCTGTCGTAGTCAGCAGCCCCGCTCACCAGACTGTGAATGTGGGTGACACGGCCAGCTTCCTGTGTGATGTTGCAGGGCGCCCGCGGCCTGAGATCACCTGGGAGAAGCAGCTGCCAGAGGGCACAGAGAGGGTGGTCATGAGGCCTAATCATGTCCGAGGGAACATGGTGGTCACAAACATCGGGCAGCTGGTCATCTACAACGCCCAGCCACATGATTCAGGCGTCTACACCTGCATGGCTCAGAACCCGTCTGGCACAGTGAAGGCCAGCCATCCATTAACAGTGCTGCCCACAGACCCACCCAAGACCCCGGAGCCCAAGAATGTGACCCGCTGCCTGCCTGAAGAGTGTCTCAAACCTCCTGAAAATGCAGAGGACTGTGGGAGCGAGCTGGAGAAAGTCAGCTGGTACTACGAGCCGAAGACAAACAACTGCTTCTCCTTCACCCACTGCCAAAGCAACAACAGCCAGCAGCCGGGGAAGGTGTTCGACACATACGAGGAGTGTATGCAGTGCTGTGGCCCGGAGCTGTCCGGCCCTTGTGGGCTGCCCAGCCTGCAGGGCTCATGCAAGGCCTATGAGCCGCGTTGGGCGTACAGCAGCACCCTTCGCCAGTGTCAGTCCTTCATCTACGGAGGATGTGACGGCAACGAAAACAACTTTGAATCCAAAGAAGCCTGCGAGGAAATGTGCCCCTACCCCAAAAACCACCACTGCAAAGCCTGCAAGCCCAGAGGCAAGATGGTGACAAGCTTCTGCCGGAGCGACTTTGTCATCCTGGGTCGTATGACTGAGCTAACAGAGGAGAAGGACTCTGGACACGCCCTCGTGACCGTGGAAGAAATCCTCAAGGATGAAAAGATGGGGCTCCGTTTCTTCGGCAAGGAGCCTCTGGAGGTAACCTTCCAGAACATGGACTGGAACTGCCCGTGCCCGAACATCACGGGCGCAGCCGCCGAGGGGCAGGTCATCATCATGGGCAACGTGAACGATGGCATGGCTGTCCTTCAACCTGAGAGCTACGTGGGCGCCTCCAGCCCTCGCCGCATACGGAAGCTGCGAGAGGTCATCTCTAAAAACACGTGTGATATTCTCAAAGCGATCACCAACAGCCCTCAGTAG